The sequence CGTGGCCGAGGCCTTCACCATGGACGACCAGGGCGCGCTGGTGGGCGCCACGCGCCGCACGTCGGACTACTGGCAGGGCGACGAGGCCAAGTTCCAGGTGCCCTTCACGAAGGGCCAGACGCTGCGCGAGAAGCCCTTCTTCGACGAGTCCTCCCAGGCGTACGTCATCCAGGTCTCCCTCCCGGTCCGCGACGGCGGGAAGACCATCGGCGCCATCACCATCGGCCTGTCCCTCCTGGACCTCTGACCCTCGGCACCCGATCTTCTTCATGAGACTCCTGGACGGAATGAAGCTCCGCACCCGCCTCACGCTGGCGGTGTCCCTGTTGATTCTCTGCGCGCTGTTGCCGGTGAATCTCTTCCTGCGCCTCTCCACGACGGAGAACCTCCAGCAGCAGATTCACGGCATGCTGAAGGTGGAGGCCGAGGGCCTGCGCGATCTCGTGGAGGCCGCGCTCGTCGAGCGCGAGGCCAACGCGCGAAGCTGGTCCGAGGACGCCATCCTCCGCGGCGCGCTGTTGTTCGACACCTACGAGAAGAGCGACGCGGTGCTCGCCGCACTCCACAAGCGACACCCGTCCTTCTCCGGGCTGGTGCTCTTCACCGAGGATGGCCATGCCGTCTCCGCCAGCGAGCCCGCGCTGCGCGACGCCTTCGCCAGCCGCACGCAGGAGGTGCTCGCGTCGAGCTGGTTCCGCGCCGCGCGCGAGGGGCGGCTGGACACCAGTGCCCTCAAGGAGGTGGACCCCGTCTTCCAGCGCCGCGTGCTGCCGTTCGCGGTGCCGGTGCTCAGCCCCATCAGCGGCGCGCGGATTGGCGTGCTGCTGGCCGCCTTCGACTGGGACCAGATGGGCGCCGTGGTGTCCTCGGCGCTGGAGCGCTCCCGCGCCCGGGGGCATGAGAGCTTCGCGCTGGAGGTGCTCTCCGCCAGCGGCGTCATGCTGTACGACTCGCTCGCGGCGGGCGTCTCCCGTCCACCGGATGTCGTGCATGAGGACGCGGTGGACCAGGAGACGGTGAAGGACGTGGGCGACGGCTGGCGCTTCGTCGCCACCGTGGACCCGGACGAGGCCTATGCGCCACTTCACCGCGCCGCCACGGTGGCGCTCATGTTCATGGTGGGCGCGCTGCTGGTGGCGGGAGTGGCCGCGTGGCTGCTGGCGCGCGGCCTGACGCGCCCCATCTCCACGCTGAGCGAGGTGGTGGGCCGCATCGTCCGGGATGGAGACCTGACGCAGAAGGTGCAGGTGACCACGCGCCGTGACGAGGTGGGCGAGCTGGCGGAGTCCTTCTCGCGGATGATGAGCCACCTGCGCGAGTCCACCGCCAGCCTCCAGCAGGGCACGCGCGTGCTGGGCGAGACGGTGGCCGAGCTCACCGCCGCGTCGTCGCAGCAGGAGCGCAACCTGACGCGGCAGGCCGCCGCGCTCCAGGAGACGCAGGTGACGGCGCAGGAAATCAAGCAGACGTCAATGATGGCGGCGGACCGCTCGCAGGCGGTGCTCGGCGGCAGCGCGCGCGCCCGCGAGGTGGGCCAGTCGGGCGAGGCCACCGTCAACGCCAGCCTCCAGGGCTTCGAGCAGCTTCGCGAGCAGGTGGGCCGCGTGGCCAGCAGCATCTCCTCACTCGCGGAGCGCACGCTGCAAATCGACGGCATCACCCAGTCGGTGAAGGACCTGGCGGACCAGTCCAACATGCTGGCGCTGAACGCGGCGATTGAAGCCGTGCGCTCGGGAGAGCACGGCAAAGGCTTCAGCGTGGTGGCGCGCGAGATTCGCAGCCTCGCGGACCAGTCCATCGACTCCACTGGCCGCGTGCGCGAGATTCTCGAGGACATCCGCCGCGCCATCCAGGCGACGGTGAGCCTGTCGGAAGAGGGGCAGCGGCGCACCGAGGCGGGCCTGACGCAGGTGCGCGCAAGCGGTGACAGCCTGCGCGAGCTGGCGAGCATCATCCAGGACAACGCCAACGCCGCGCAGCAGATTGCCGCCGCCGTCACGCAGCAGAACGCGGGCGTCGCTCAAATCTTCACGGCCGTGACGGACCTCTCGCGGATGATGGAAGAGACGATGCAGGGTCTGAAGAGCACCCAGCGCACCACCGAGATGCTGCGCGACGTGGCGCAGCGCATGGACGTCGTCGCGAGCACCTACCGCGTCTGAGGGGCCGCGCGCGGGGCATCAGCCCATGGAGATGCCGCCACCCTGGATGATGAAGTCCTTCCGCGTGAAGTGAGAGGCGAGAGCCTCCGGCTGGTCGGCGTAGGACGTGTGGGCCTCGGAGCTGGGGATGAGGTGGTAGGCGGCGCGCACCACGTCGGCCTGGACCTCCACCACCGTGAAGCCGTGGGAGTCGGTGTCCACGAAGGCGATGTTGGGATTGCCCTCGCGCAGGGTGGCGTCCTGCTCGGTGACGACGTAGCGGTACACCGCCGAGCTCGGTGGGAAGCCCGCGGCCTCCACCTGGCTTCCGGCCTCCTCCTTCACCGACGAGGACGAGATGGCCGGCGCGGTGAGGGCGGGCACACCCAATTCCACGGACGCGAAGGCCGCGTGGATGTCCCCGGCCACGACGACAGTGCGGTCCTGCGTGCGGCCTCGTAATTCACCCAGCAGCCGGGCCCGCTCCTGCGGGAAGCCGTCCCACTGGTCCACGTCGAAGTAGTACCGGTTGCGCACCGTGGCGGGCTCCACGTCCGGCTTGTTGCTCAAGTCCCACACCATGGTGGTGGGGGACACGGAGCTGATCAGCACCTTCCACGTCGGCGGGCCTTCGGCCGCGGAC comes from Pyxidicoccus parkwaysis and encodes:
- a CDS encoding methyl-accepting chemotaxis protein — encoded protein: MRLLDGMKLRTRLTLAVSLLILCALLPVNLFLRLSTTENLQQQIHGMLKVEAEGLRDLVEAALVEREANARSWSEDAILRGALLFDTYEKSDAVLAALHKRHPSFSGLVLFTEDGHAVSASEPALRDAFASRTQEVLASSWFRAAREGRLDTSALKEVDPVFQRRVLPFAVPVLSPISGARIGVLLAAFDWDQMGAVVSSALERSRARGHESFALEVLSASGVMLYDSLAAGVSRPPDVVHEDAVDQETVKDVGDGWRFVATVDPDEAYAPLHRAATVALMFMVGALLVAGVAAWLLARGLTRPISTLSEVVGRIVRDGDLTQKVQVTTRRDEVGELAESFSRMMSHLRESTASLQQGTRVLGETVAELTAASSQQERNLTRQAAALQETQVTAQEIKQTSMMAADRSQAVLGGSARAREVGQSGEATVNASLQGFEQLREQVGRVASSISSLAERTLQIDGITQSVKDLADQSNMLALNAAIEAVRSGEHGKGFSVVAREIRSLADQSIDSTGRVREILEDIRRAIQATVSLSEEGQRRTEAGLTQVRASGDSLRELASIIQDNANAAQQIAAAVTQQNAGVAQIFTAVTDLSRMMEETMQGLKSTQRTTEMLRDVAQRMDVVASTYRV